In the genome of Harmonia axyridis chromosome 4, icHarAxyr1.1, whole genome shotgun sequence, the window TATACCACCAGCAGATAGCCCTGAAACTAGGATTACTTCAGGATGAGGTCGAACAATATGTCTAATTACCAAAAACCCTCCTGGAGAATCAGCGCTATAAAATGTATTGGGACGCCACGCTTGTGACCGACAGAGGAGTGGCACATAACAGACCGGATGTTGCCATCTTCGACAGGGAAAAGGAAACATGTTTGCTGCTGGATTTTACTGTACCAGCGGATGACAACTTGGCAAAAGCGTACTCGGAGAAAATCAGCAAATACTCTGAACTGGCCTTCCAACTCCGTGAAATACACAAACTGAAAAGTGTAAGTGTACTACCGCTGATAATCTCGGTGAATGGGCTGATAGAGAGGCACTTACCTGAGAACACTCGGAGACGCTGCCTAGATCAGCATGTGATATCTAGCTCACAGAAACAAATCATCTTGAGCACAACGAGAATTGTCAGGAAATTTCTCCAAGGCCCATAGCGTCTGTGCACGCCTTGACCACGGTCCGGCGTCCATGGTTTCGTACCCACGGATGACgcggtgaaaaaaaataaatgtatatatatatatatatatatatatatatatatatatatatatatatagagagAGAGAAGGGGAAGGCAGCGTTGGACCAGAGAGATGAATCTGTGTCTTATCAACGCCTATTTCCAGGTGACGGAAGGTGAAACTAAAACCCAAAGGTATGCAGCAAAATTGGCAGAAAAATGGTCTGAACAACACCCAGATAAGCCATTTGATGGGAAGCATCTGGTGACACAAGTGAGGAATATAAAGACTAGAAAACTCCTATCCCCCGACGAGCTTAACACCATCCGTGCTGAATCAGTAACACAGTCTCCAACTTACAGGATGAAACACATAAGAAGGAGTATACGAGAAACAATAAATACATCGCGCTCAGAACTGAATACGGAAGTACAGGAAATACCAGCACAACAACAACCACAACGACTACAGAATCAATCCATCCATCAGATCCTGGAAGTGTAAGAAAAGATAAGCATGAAATGGAAAGGCGTGCCACTGGAGATAAGACCGAGAATCCAAAGAACGCAACTTGATACGGAAGCTAAAAATACTATCAAAGCGATTGACACGACCATAAAAGAAACCATCAAAGACACAACAGAATTTGAGGACTTGTGTCATAAAGTCTATTGTGCGGCGATCACGACGAACCTAATCCTTTCAACAAACCCAATAGAACAAGACCAGAAAAAGCAACCTCAAAAACCGCCTTGGGAGGAGCGACTAGAAAGACGAATATCAACGTTACGAAAGGAAATAGGTATAATACACCAATACATAAACAACGACAAAGTGAGTAATAAAGTTCGGAAAAAGCTAAGAGAGTACACAAACAGAATAAAGCTGAAGGAAAGAGAAGCACAATTCAAAACAAAGCTGCGTATACACCATGAGAAACTGAAACATAAAATAGCTGCTTTAGGAAATCGCCTAGGACGGTATCATAAGAGGACCCAGAGATATCAACAAAATAACCAATTCGCTAACAACCAGAGAATATTCTTTAGGAATTTAGACCACCAAAACGATATACAGAAAGAGAAACCCTCAAACCCAAACAAAATGCTGGAGCACTGGACGTCCATATGGTCGGTTGAAGATACACACAACAAGAACTCTTCCTGGATTAAAGTAGAAAAGGAAGCACAAGAGAAATTGCGAGAGATGCCAAGAGTGGAGGTGAATGAGGAAGATATCAGAGAAACAACTAAAAGAATAAAGAACTGGGCTTCCCCAGGAGTGGATGGGATTCATGGTTACTGGTGGAAGGCTCTGACATCGACTCATAGTGTGTTAGCGCGACTAATGGAAGATGCCTTAGAAAATCCAGAATTCATACCCCGATATTTTACCAAAGGGAAAACGTTTATGGTACCAAAAAAGGGAGATCTGGCACAACCCGAAAATTATAGGCCAATCACCTGTCTTTCATCTGCCTATAAAATTATTACATCCACGCTTGCCCACAAAATCAACACACACCTCAAGAGCAACAATGTGATAGCCTGGGAGCAAAACGGGTGCAAAAATAAAAGTCGCAGAAGCAAGGAACTCCTGGTGATAGACAGAGAAATCACTAGACAggcaaaaaagaagaacaagaacatAGCCCTGGCCTGGATTGATTACCAGAAAGCCTTTGACTCTGTCCCACACTCATGGCTGATCGAAGTACTGAAAATATACAAAGTAGACCGTAAAGTAATAAACATGCTCAAGTTCCTCATGACCACATGGAGGACATCCTTAACAGTCAGCCAAGGGACAGATAGTTACGAGACCCcagaaataaaaatcagaaGAGGCATCTTTCAGGGAGATGGCCTGAGCCCACCATGGTTTTGCTTGGCGCTCAATATACTGAGCAAAATGCTGAATAGATCGGCATACGGATACAATGTCGATACGGAAAAGAAAATTACTCACCTTTTCTATATGGATGACTTGGAACTCTATGCAAGGGGACGAGCACAACTGGAGGGATTATTGGAGCTGGTTAGAAACTTCAGCGTGGACATAGGCATGACACTGGGATTAGAAAAGTGCGCGGCGATTATAGTTAAGAGAGGAAAAATTGTGGAAGAGGAAAACGTGAGGCTGAGAGATGGAAAAGAAATAAATACTCTAAGTACGGAAGAAAAATATAAGTATTTGGGCATACAACAAACATTTGAAATACGACAACAGGAAAATAAAGA includes:
- the LOC123678669 gene encoding uncharacterized protein LOC123678669, giving the protein MKWKGVPLEIRPRIQRTQLDTEAKNTIKAIDTTIKETIKDTTEFEDLCHKVYCAAITTNLILSTNPIEQDQKKQPQKPPWEERLERRISTLRKEIGIIHQYINNDKVSNKVRKKLREYTNRIKLKEREAQFKTKLRIHHEKLKHKIAALGNRLGRYHKRTQRYQQNNQFANNQRIFFRNLDHQNDIQKEKPSNPNKMLEHWTSIWSVEDTHNKNSSWIKVEKEAQEKLREMPRVEVNEEDIRETTKRIKNWASPGVDGIHGYWWKALTSTHSVLARLMEDALENPEFIPRYFTKGKTFMVPKKGDLAQPENYRPITCLSSAYKIITSTLAHKINTHLKSNNVIAWEQNGCKNKSRRSKELLVIDREITRQAKKKNKNIALAWIDYQKAFDSVPHSWLIEVLKIYKVDRKVINMLKFLMTTWRTSLTVSQGTDSYETPEIKIRRGIFQGDGLSPPWFCLALNILSKMLNRSAYGYNGTSTTGGIIGAG